In the Solanum pennellii chromosome 5, SPENNV200 genome, one interval contains:
- the LOC107018967 gene encoding ras-related protein RABH1e produces MAAVSPLAKYKLVFLGDQSVGKTSIITRFMYDKFDTTYQATIGIDFLSKTMYLEDRTVRLQLWDTAGQERFRSLIPSYIRDSSVAVIVFDVANRQSFLNTSKWIEEVRTERGTDVIIVLVGNKTDLVEKRQVSIEEGESKAREFNVMFIETSAKAGFNIKPLFRKIAAALPGMEALSSTKQEDMVDVNLKPTTSSSNAEQQGGGCAC; encoded by the exons ATGGCGGCCGTATCGCCATTAGCAAAGTATAAGCTTGTGTTCTTGGGCGATCAATCTGTTGGAAAAACCAGCATTATTACTCGCTTCATGTACGATAAATTCGATACCACCTACCAG GCTACCATTGGTATTGATTTTTTGTCCAAGACAATGTACCTTGAAGATCGTACAGTTCGCTTGCAGCTCTG GGACACTGCTGGTCAAGAGAGATTTAGGAGTCTTATTCCCAGCTACATTAGAGATTCTTCTGTCGCTGTAATTGTGTTTGATGTTGCCA ACCGTCAATCATTTCTAAACACTTCAAAGTGGATTGAGGAAGTACGTACTGAACGGGGAACTGATGTCATAATCGTTCTTGTTGGGAACAAAACTGATCTTGTTGAGAAAAG GCAAGTATCCATTGAAGAAGGTGAATCCAAGGCTCGTGAGTTTAACGTAATGTTTATAGAAACTAGTGCTAAAGCAGGATTCAATATCAAG CCTCTGTTCCGAAAGATTGCTGCTGCTTTACCTGGAATGGAAGCCCTTTCGTCCACGAAGCAAGAAGATATGGTGGATGTGAATTTGAAGCCTACCACAAGTTCATCTAACGCAGAGCAGCAAGGTGGAGGTTGTGCATGCTAG